One window of Campylobacter sp. RM12651 genomic DNA carries:
- a CDS encoding methyl-accepting chemotaxis protein, producing MKLSTKIALFSFIGILINSIVLVSLHKYYDNYSVNYTKHTVEDEILTAKKQQVKALVESVLRYSGAIYEKHKNDGTLNNFKAELQEYLSKVRFGRANSYYTVFDKDGNIYYHPSSSWINTNKYNENDAKGMKFVQEMIKSADNNDGYVRYFYEDANTNKVMEKLSYTSKDKASGLYFMTWLSWETISKTSIEKVSKDTEEQSYNNMITFIITTALIIIAIVSLSIIFVKFQITRPLNNLTAKSNELSSGDGDLTKKLDDKGNDEIAQACKAINIFLEKVRILIAQAKDISNENASIANELSHTSLQTGKRAEEGSVIVTEVANKGTNTKANLDKGVIGAAKGKDELSNASKFIKSANDAINSLTNQINHSADIESALASKIEQLSRDADNVKSILEIINDVADQTNLLALNAAIEAARAGEHGRGFAVVADEVRSLAERTQKSLSEINATISVIVQGIKDASEQMSTNSAEISKLTQVASNTQDTINEMGKVMSEAVKISEATVNDYISTSKDMSEILSGVNNMNTITNENARSVEEIAGAANHLSEMTEQLNKKLNEFRT from the coding sequence ATGAAACTATCAACCAAAATTGCATTGTTTTCATTCATTGGAATTTTAATTAATTCTATAGTTTTAGTATCACTTCATAAATACTATGATAACTACTCTGTAAATTACACAAAACATACGGTAGAAGATGAAATCTTAACCGCTAAAAAACAACAGGTTAAAGCCCTAGTAGAAAGCGTTTTAAGGTATTCTGGTGCTATTTATGAAAAGCATAAAAACGATGGCACTTTAAATAATTTTAAGGCTGAATTACAAGAATATTTATCAAAAGTAAGATTTGGTAGAGCAAATAGTTATTACACCGTATTTGATAAAGATGGAAATATATATTACCATCCATCATCATCTTGGATTAATACTAATAAATATAACGAAAACGACGCTAAAGGTATGAAATTCGTCCAAGAAATGATTAAGAGTGCTGATAATAACGATGGTTATGTTAGATATTTTTATGAAGACGCAAATACAAATAAAGTAATGGAAAAATTATCATACACTAGCAAAGATAAAGCAAGCGGTCTTTATTTTATGACTTGGTTATCTTGGGAGACAATTAGCAAAACTTCAATAGAAAAAGTATCAAAAGATACAGAAGAACAAAGCTATAATAATATGATTACTTTTATAATTACTACTGCACTTATAATAATTGCGATTGTAAGCTTATCAATTATCTTCGTAAAATTCCAAATCACTCGCCCACTAAACAATCTAACAGCTAAATCAAACGAACTTAGCAGTGGAGATGGAGATTTAACTAAAAAGCTAGATGATAAAGGTAATGATGAAATAGCTCAAGCTTGTAAAGCTATTAATATATTCTTAGAAAAAGTAAGAATTCTAATAGCACAAGCAAAAGATATCTCAAATGAAAACGCTTCAATAGCAAATGAATTAAGCCACACAAGTCTTCAAACAGGTAAGCGTGCAGAAGAAGGTAGCGTAATAGTTACAGAAGTAGCTAATAAAGGAACTAATACTAAAGCAAACCTTGATAAAGGTGTAATTGGTGCAGCTAAAGGTAAAGATGAATTAAGTAATGCAAGTAAGTTTATAAAATCAGCAAACGATGCTATTAATTCATTAACTAATCAAATAAATCATAGTGCTGATATAGAAAGTGCTTTAGCTAGTAAGATTGAGCAATTAAGCCGTGATGCTGATAATGTTAAATCTATTTTAGAAATAATTAATGATGTAGCAGACCAGACTAACTTACTTGCACTAAATGCTGCAATAGAAGCAGCACGTGCAGGAGAGCATGGTAGAGGATTTGCCGTAGTAGCTGATGAAGTAAGAAGCCTAGCAGAAAGAACTCAAAAAAGCCTTAGTGAAATAAATGCAACAATAAGCGTTATAGTTCAAGGTATTAAAGATGCAAGCGAACAAATGAGCACTAATTCAGCAGAAATTAGTAAATTAACTCAAGTAGCAAGTAATACCCAAGATACAATTAATGAAATGGGTAAAGTAATGAGTGAAGCTGTAAAAATTAGTGAAGCAACTGTAAATGATTATATAAGCACAAGCAAAGATATGAGCGAGATATTAAGTGGAGTAAATAATATGAATACTATCACTAATGAAAACGCAAGAAGCGTAGAAGAAATAGCAGGAGCAGCAAATCATCTAAGTGAGATGACAGAACAACTAAACAAAAAG
- a CDS encoding NAD(P)H-dependent oxidoreductase, with translation MKNVLLVNGAKAFANAGARLNASLQQVAYDTLVENGFNVEQTIIDDGYDVLEEVEKYVRADIIIYQIPGFWMNAPWIVWEYFSKVFGAAFGKLCASDGRSRSDASKKYGSGGLSQNKKYMLSWTWNAPEEAFTDKEQFFGGVGIDGVSLNLHKTHEFLGMSALKTFACYDVVKDPQAEKYFKDYKEHILNEIVKK, from the coding sequence ATGAAAAATGTTTTATTAGTTAATGGTGCTAAGGCTTTTGCTAATGCAGGTGCAAGACTAAATGCAAGTTTGCAACAAGTTGCGTATGATACTTTAGTAGAAAATGGTTTTAATGTAGAACAAACCATAATTGATGATGGATATGATGTATTAGAAGAAGTAGAAAAATATGTAAGAGCTGATATTATAATTTATCAAATTCCAGGATTTTGGATGAATGCACCTTGGATAGTATGGGAATATTTTTCAAAAGTTTTTGGAGCTGCTTTTGGTAAATTATGTGCTAGTGATGGAAGAAGTAGAAGTGATGCTAGTAAAAAATACGGCTCTGGTGGGCTTAGTCAAAATAAAAAATATATGCTATCTTGGACTTGGAATGCACCTGAAGAAGCATTTACTGATAAAGAGCAATTTTTTGGTGGTGTCGGTATTGATGGAGTTAGCTTAAATCTTCATAAAACTCACGAGTTTTTAGGTATGAGTGCACTTAAAACTTTTGCTTGTTATGATGTAGTAAAAGACCCGCAAGCAGAAAAATATTTTAAAGACTATAAAGAACATATCTTAAATGAAATAGTAAAAAAATAA